The Streptococcus sp. 29896 genome includes a region encoding these proteins:
- the rbfA gene encoding 30S ribosome-binding factor RbfA, translating into MANHFRTDRVGMEIKREVNEILQKKVRDPRVQGVTITDVQMVGDLSLAKVYYTIMSNLASDNQKAQTGLEKATGTIKRELGRKLTLYKIPDLVFEKDQSIEYGNKIDQMLRDLEQK; encoded by the coding sequence ATGGCAAACCATTTTCGTACAGACCGTGTAGGGATGGAGATTAAGCGTGAAGTCAATGAGATTTTGCAAAAGAAAGTCCGCGATCCTCGTGTACAAGGTGTGACTATCACCGATGTCCAGATGGTTGGGGATTTGTCGCTGGCAAAGGTTTACTATACTATTATGAGTAACCTAGCTTCTGACAATCAAAAAGCCCAAACAGGTCTGGAAAAAGCAACGGGAACCATAAAGAGAGAATTAGGCCGCAAGCTGACTCTTTATAAAATCCCTGACTTGGTCTTTGAAAAAGACCAATCAATTGAGTACGGCAACAAGATTGACCAAATGTTGCGTGACCTAGAACAAAAATAG
- a CDS encoding ABC transporter ATP-binding protein/permease — protein MAQEQEKISREKKKALLKRLKEHIKPKMKLVYLAAFLSWVQFLMRIISFYLIAKGFVTYYEGGQVDLVGFVLILLELNAFGYGVALIAKRLQGLGSQFARDSLKQSFFEALLVKDGQFESKATAADVFNIASQGIDSLDTYYSYYMASSLRTQFNCATVLLLVFLIFPLGAVIFILALPLIPISIIAMQKRSKRIMNRYWGSYMDVGNLFLDDLKGLNTLYSYQADAAYEKTFNEQAEDFRDATMELLSFQLQAVGYMDAVMYLGIGLSGFVAVNSLATGNLSLFSMLFFVLIATEFFAPIREQGYGMHLVMMNTKMADRIFGFLDSMTAEQEIDAAHVPAFDSLKLENLAFAYGEKPVLEDISMTMTAGKVYALAGESGKGKTTLAQLLLRRLRADKGAIYLGEQEISTVSQVSLNEQVLYVSGQSALLNQSIYENLRMAGDWTKEDILAWADQHGVLQFVKNLPDGLDTIVGDDGAFLSPGQRQQVICARAVLAKRSLYIFDEVTSSVDQDNEGLIYDLINLVAKDAVVIIITHKMKQVEQADDILFLSSEGAVTGSHTTLYQSSSAYRQLVDQQRELEEAVYG, from the coding sequence ATGGCACAAGAGCAGGAGAAAATCTCCAGAGAAAAGAAAAAAGCCCTCTTGAAGCGGCTCAAAGAACATATCAAGCCCAAGATGAAGCTGGTCTATTTGGCAGCCTTTCTATCCTGGGTGCAATTTTTGATGCGGATTATTTCCTTCTATTTGATTGCTAAGGGCTTTGTGACCTACTATGAGGGTGGGCAGGTTGATTTAGTAGGGTTTGTCCTCATCTTGCTAGAGCTTAATGCCTTTGGATATGGTGTAGCCCTGATTGCCAAGCGTTTGCAGGGCTTGGGCTCCCAGTTTGCTCGGGATTCGCTCAAACAGTCTTTCTTTGAGGCCCTCTTGGTCAAGGACGGTCAGTTTGAGTCAAAAGCGACAGCAGCAGATGTCTTTAACATCGCTTCGCAAGGGATTGACAGCCTGGATACCTACTATTCCTACTACATGGCATCTTCCTTGCGGACCCAGTTCAACTGTGCGACTGTGCTCTTGCTAGTCTTTCTGATTTTCCCGTTGGGTGCGGTCATTTTCATCTTGGCCTTGCCTTTGATTCCCATTTCCATTATCGCTATGCAGAAGCGGTCCAAGCGGATCATGAATCGCTACTGGGGCTCCTACATGGATGTGGGCAATCTTTTCTTGGACGACCTCAAGGGGCTCAACACCCTCTATTCCTATCAGGCAGACGCAGCTTATGAAAAGACCTTCAATGAGCAGGCGGAGGACTTCCGCGATGCGACCATGGAGTTGCTCAGTTTCCAACTGCAAGCGGTAGGTTACATGGATGCGGTCATGTATCTGGGGATTGGTCTGTCTGGTTTTGTGGCGGTCAATAGCCTAGCGACAGGCAATCTTTCCCTCTTTAGTATGCTTTTCTTTGTCCTCATTGCGACGGAGTTTTTTGCACCAATACGGGAGCAGGGCTACGGTATGCACTTGGTCATGATGAATACCAAGATGGCGGATCGCATTTTTGGTTTCTTGGACAGCATGACAGCGGAGCAGGAAATCGATGCTGCCCATGTGCCTGCTTTTGACAGTCTGAAACTGGAAAATCTGGCCTTTGCCTACGGAGAAAAGCCAGTCCTAGAAGATATTTCCATGACCATGACGGCTGGCAAGGTCTATGCCTTGGCCGGTGAGTCAGGGAAGGGGAAAACGACCTTGGCCCAGCTGCTCTTGCGACGCTTGCGGGCGGATAAGGGGGCGATTTACTTGGGTGAGCAGGAAATTTCTACTGTCAGTCAGGTGTCTCTGAATGAACAAGTCCTCTATGTGTCGGGCCAGTCAGCCTTGCTCAACCAGTCAATCTATGAGAATTTACGCATGGCTGGTGATTGGACCAAGGAGGACATCTTGGCTTGGGCAGATCAGCATGGGGTCTTGCAGTTTGTTAAGAATCTGCCAGACGGTCTAGACACGATTGTGGGCGATGACGGTGCTTTCTTGTCACCAGGTCAACGCCAGCAGGTCATCTGTGCCCGTGCGGTCTTGGCCAAACGCTCGCTCTATATCTTTGACGAGGTGACGTCTAGCGTCGATCAGGACAATGAAGGTCTGATTTACGATTTGATTAACCTGGTTGCAAAAGATGCGGTTGTCATTATTATTACTCATAAGATGAAGCAGGTGGAGCAGGCAGATGACATTCTCTTCTTGTCTTCGGAGGGAGCTGTGACAGGCAGTCATACCACACTTTATCAGTCTAGCTCGGCCTATCGTCAGCTGGTCGATCAACAAAGAGAATTGGAGGAAGCCGTTTATGGATAA